The sequence below is a genomic window from Salinispira pacifica.
CCTTATGCGCTTCGCTGCCCTTGCCGTGGCTGTCTCCCGATTCTATCATTTTTTTGGCATTATCCCATGCCCCGCCGGAATTTGCCATAAAAATAGCAAGCACCACTCCGCTGGCAGTTACCCCGATGAGCAGCCCCAGGAGCATGTTCACCCCGCCCAGAAAGCCCACAAGCAGCGGCGTAACAATTGCAATAATGCCGGGGAGCATCATTTTTTTCAGTGCCGATGTTGTTGAGATATCCACACAGCGTTTGTAGTCCGGTTCTTCGGTTTCCTGGAGAATTCCGGGTTTTTCCCGGAACTGACGGCGCACTTCTTCGATCATGGCGAACGCCGCATCTCCGATTGCGCTCATGGCCAGGGAGGAGAAAAGATAGGGTATTACCGCACCCAGAAGCAGTCCGGAAATTACCAGAGGATTCAGCAGCGACACATCCTCCAGCGTGATACCCACCTGTTTCTGAAAGGCTGAGAAGAGAATGATAGAAGTGAGAGCAGCTGAACCGATGGCAAAGCCTTTTCCGATTGCCGCCGTGGTATTACCCACCGCATCCAGTTCATCGGTAATCTCACGAACTTCCGGAGGAAATTCGCTCATTTCCGCCAGTCCTCCTGCGTTATCGGCGATGGGACCATAGGCGTCCACAGCCAGCTGGATTCCCAGGGTCATAAGCATACCCAGGGCGGCGATGGCTACCCCATAAAGACCTGCAAGGAGATTACCCAGGATAATTGCGATCACGATTACAACTATGGGAAGGAAGCTTGATGCCATGCCCACCCCCATGCCGGTTATGAGAGTGGTAGCCGGACCGGTTTCACATGCTTTTACAATCTGCTTCACCGGCCGGGTTCCGGTTCCGGTATAGTACTCCGTCAAAAGACCCAGACTGAGTCCCGCAACCATGCCCAGAACCGATGCGATGAATATCCGTATATATCCGCCGAATTCAAAGCTTTCGCCACGGAGGAGAAACCATGCTGCAACGAAGGTGAACAGGGCGGAGATCGCCGCTGCGGAAAATGTTCCGGTGTTCAATGCCTTCTGGGGACTGCGGCCCTTTTTGATCCGCACAAAGCGGATTCCGATGAGGCTGGCAAGAACTCCGCTGGCCGCCAGAATAAGCGGAAAAATGGACAGGCGGAACCGGAGAAGTTCGGAACCGGCGCTGGCCGCACCCAGAATCATGGCTCCCACAATTGAGCCCACATAGGATTCAAAGAGGTCGGCTCCCATGCCGGCCACATCCCCTACATTATCACCAACGTTATCTGCAATTGTTGCCGGGTTGCGGTGGTCGTCTTCGGGGATTCCCGCTTCAACTTTACCAACAAGGTCGGCACCCACATCAGCGGCCTTTGTGAAAATACCGCCACCCACTCTGGCAAACAGCGCCATGGAACTGGCGCCCAGGCTGAAGCCCGACACGATCTGAAGGATCTGTTCCGAGAACACTTCAATGGAAAATTCGATAAACAGACCGGCCACAAACAGAATC
It includes:
- a CDS encoding sodium-translocating pyrophosphatase is translated as MSLLNMGLIALLAGSVLALGYAMNRTRWVFKQPVQNERLKRISGYVSEGAMAFLTREFSVLLPFVAIVAVFLAVSNQGILRFQALSFVLGAGTSALAGFIGMKVATAANSRTTHAARTGINEALKVSFTGGSIMGMSVVGLAMFGILVILFVAGLFIEFSIEVFSEQILQIVSGFSLGASSMALFARVGGGIFTKAADVGADLVGKVEAGIPEDDHRNPATIADNVGDNVGDVAGMGADLFESYVGSIVGAMILGAASAGSELLRFRLSIFPLILAASGVLASLIGIRFVRIKKGRSPQKALNTGTFSAAAISALFTFVAAWFLLRGESFEFGGYIRIFIASVLGMVAGLSLGLLTEYYTGTGTRPVKQIVKACETGPATTLITGMGVGMASSFLPIVVIVIAIILGNLLAGLYGVAIAALGMLMTLGIQLAVDAYGPIADNAGGLAEMSEFPPEVREITDELDAVGNTTAAIGKGFAIGSAALTSIILFSAFQKQVGITLEDVSLLNPLVISGLLLGAVIPYLFSSLAMSAIGDAAFAMIEEVRRQFREKPGILQETEEPDYKRCVDISTTSALKKMMLPGIIAIVTPLLVGFLGGVNMLLGLLIGVTASGVVLAIFMANSGGAWDNAKKMIESGDSHGKGSEAHKAAVVGDTVGDPFKDTAGPSLNILIKVMAVVSLVIAPILKNLQ